Within the Tessaracoccus flavescens genome, the region GATCCTCGCGGGCCACCGCTTCGCCGACGGCGGCACCCGCGACACGGCACTGCGCAAGGCCGCGATGGATGCGTGGAGGGCGGGCACCGCCGCGAAGGACGAGCCTCGGGCATCGCATGCGGGGTTCTCGGCGTCGATGGCGGCGTCGGCCGCGTTCCTGCACCCCTACGCCGAGGCACATCAGGTGCGTCACATCCTCGGTTCGGGTGGACACGCCGTCGCGGCCCTTGAGCTGGACGGCGCTGTGGTCGACGAGTCGATCGACTGGGTCGTCTCGCTCGCAGACGACGTGATGCGCAGCGTGCTCTCACGCCAGCCTCCCGCACCGGAGAAGGGCGGTCGGGTCGGCGAGCTGATCCGGCGGCTGGACTCGGCGCTGCGCTCAGCTGACGCCGAGGCCCCTTAGCAGGACGCGGACCCGGGCGCTGAGCGCGGCCTGACGGTCGCCGGTGCCCCTTCCCACGACGTCGCGCAGCAGTTCGCTGACCAGCGCCGAGAAGACCCACCTGGCCGCCTCATCGAGGCCCATGCCCTCTAGCCTCGCCTCGTGGGGCCGCAGCGTCTCCGCGATCCGGTCCACCACCTGGTCCACGAGTTCGAGCGACTCGCGTCGCTGCGGCCCGTCGTCACCGAAGAGCACCTCGCGCAGGAACGGCGCCGCGTTGTCGGGTTGGCTCTCTGCCAGCTCGACGATCGGCTTGAGCAGGTGCAGCACCTTGTCCTCCAGCGCCGGGCCGACATCGTCCTGGGATTCGGCGACGAGAGGGCGGAGGTGTTCGTTGATCACCATCAGGAGCAGCTCCGGCTTGCTGCTGGCGTAGCGGAAGAGCGTCCCCTCGGCGACGTCTGCGGAGCGCGCGACCTGCTGGGTGGTCGTCCCGGCATAGCCGTTGGCCGCGAAGAGTTCGGCCGCGGCTCGAGAGATGGCGAGGCGTTTTGCGGCCTTGTTCCGGTCGCGCCTGCCCATGGGCGGTTGCATGGCAACATCATAGCTTCTTTTTTGAGGACACTCAGTTTTGAGTAGACTCAGCTTTGTGGACGAACCTCAGCACGCACAACCAACCCCCGTCGAGGAGCCTCTCGCGACCGCGAGGGGGCTCAGCCTGCAGGGCCCGAAGGGTCCCGTCTTCGGCCCGCTCGACCTGGACCTCCCCCGCGGCGCGGCCATTGCCCTCGCGGGGAAGGCGGGGTCGGGCAAGTCCGCCCTGCTGCTCGCCCTCACCGGTCGGATGCGGGGCGTGACCGGAGAACTGAGCGTCGACGGGCACGACGCGATCCGCCACTCGAGGCAGGTCAGGAAGATCACCTCGGTGGCGCGGATCGACGATCTGGTCGAGCCCGAGGACTCGTTGTCGCTCGAGGACTGCATCACCGAGCGCACTCTCGCCGATGCGGCGCCCGCACGTGCACGGCTGGCCAACTATCTGCACGTCGCTCTGTTGCTCGGCCTGGATGAGCCCCGCTCGACCGCCTATGGTCAGTTGTCGCCGTCCGACCAGGTCCGCGCGGCGGTGGCCCTCGCGTCGATCCGGCCGGCCCCGATGATCGTGCTCGACGACATCGACCGCGAGACCACGCTCGCCGAGCAGGAGATCCTCTGGAACGGGTTGGTCAAGCTCGCGGCCGAGGGCGTGACCGTCATCGCGTCCACCTCTGAGCGGGCCGCCGTCCCGCTGGAGGTCACCACGATCGAGATGGAGGCCCTCCATGCCTAGCCCGAGCAACCCGTTGGCCCTCGCCCGCTACGAGCTCAAGCGCTTCAGGGGCCCGCTCCCGCGCCTGGCGCTGGTGTTCATCCTCCTGATCCCGCTGCTGTACGGCTGCATCTACCTCGCGGGCAACTGGGACCCGTACGGCAGGCTCGACAACGTTCCGGTCGCCGTCGTCAACCATGACGTGCCCACGACGGTCAACGACGAGGAGGTGCATGCGGGACAGGACTTCGTCGACAGCCTTCACCGCACCGGCACCTTCGACTTCATCGACACCGACTCCGACGACGCGCAGCAGGGCCTTGAGGAGGGGCGCTACTACCTGGTGATCTCTGTGCCGGAGTCGTTCTCCACCGACCTGGTCAGCGGCCAGGGGGACGACCCGACCCGCGCGCAGATCATGCTGCAGCGCAACGACGCCAACGGCTTCGTGATCGGCACGATCACGAACTCGGCACAGACGTCGATCGCGAAGGCCATCGATGAGACCGCGGTCAGCAGCTACTTCGAGGCCGTGTTCGCCAATCTGGCCAAGATCAGGGAGGGCCTGGTCGATGCCTCAGACGGCGCGGCCCAGCTCGACGCCGGCCTGAAGGACGCCCATGAAGGGAGCAAGCAGCTGCGTTCCGGCGCCGCAGATGCGCGGGCAGGCGCTGACAAGCTGGCCACCGGTGCGGAGAAGCTCGCCACTGGCGCGGCGAACGCGGCGGACGGCAGCGGGCAGCTGGTCGACGGGCTGGGACAGCTCGACGACGGGGCGGCAAGGCTGGCCGACGGCTCACGCCAGGTGGCCGACGGGACCCAGCAGCTCGCAGACACCCTCGATCCGGTCCTCACGGTGGCCGCCGAGCGTCTCCCGGAGGCCCAGCAGAGGCTGACCGCCGCGGCAGATGCCACGGCCGACCTGACCGCCATCGCGGCTGACGGGACGGGCACCGTCGCCACGACCAGCGCGTCGATCTCCTCCGAGGTGGACGCACTGCTCGCCGCCCACCCGGAGCTGGCCGACGATCCGGCGTTCACCCGGATCCAGACGCACACCACCAACCTCGCCGAGGCGACCGGGACGATCGCTGATCGGGCAGGCACCATCGCAGGCGCCGTCGCCGACGCGGACGAGGCGATTCGCAACACGGGCGATCTCTCGACGAAGGCCACCGAGGCGAAGACGAAGATCGACGCGCTCAACGACGGAGCCCAGCAGGTCGCCTCCGGCGCCGCCGATCTGAGCGAAGGCACCGGCGACGCGCTGAGCGGGGCGACCACGCTCGACAAGGGGCTCGGCGAGTTGTCCTCGGGCGCGGCCGAACTCTCCACCGGCGCGGGGACCCTGGCCACCGGCCTGCACACGCTGTCCGACGGCACCGTCACCCTCGACGACGGGATCGCCCAGCTCTCCGAGGGCGCCACGCAACTGTCGGCCGGGCTCGCCGACGGCGTCAAGCAGATCCCGGTACTCACCGAGGATCAGGAGGCGGAGGCGGTGCACGTCCTGTCGGCGCCGGTGGATGTGTCGATGGAGGTCGACAACCCGGCGCACGTCTACGGCCGCGGCCTCGCCCCGATGTTCTTCTCGATCGCCCTGTGGGTGCTCGGCATCTCGGCGTTCTTCATCGTCCGCCCGATCACCGGCCGGATGCTTGCCGCGCGTGGCAGCGACCTGCGGATCGGGGTGACGGCATGGGCCCCGCTGGGCTTCATCTCGGTCGTGGCCGGTTGGCTGATGCTCGCCGCGGCCTGGATCGGGCTGGGGCTCGACCCGGTGCACCCGTGGCTGATCATCCTGCTGGTGACGGTCGTCGCGCTCGCCTTCTCGGCGGTGGCGCATCTGATGCGGACCTGGCTCGGGTTTGTGGCGACGGCCGCGATGCTTGTGCTGCTGATCATCCAGCTCACCTCGGCAGGCGGAACGTATCCGCCGGAGTTGCTGCCGCCCTTCTTCTCCGCGATCAGCCACTTCGTCCCGATGAGCTACTCGATCGACGCGTTCCGGATCGCGATCTCGGGCGGCCTGATGTCGAAGTTCACGCGCGACCTCTCGCTCCTGCTGATCCTGTTCGTCTCGTGCATGGCCCTGCTCGTGCTCGTGGTGAACCGCAAGCGCCGGTTCGGCGTCAAGGACCTGCACCCGCCGCTATGACCCGACACGGGCGGCTCCGCGTCACTCGGCCGCCCGCCGCGGCGCCTACCCCGTTCCTTGGGCAGGGCCGGACCTGCGCCGCCCGTTCCCTGAGCAGCCGCCCCGCGAAACGGCGGCGCCCGTCGTCGAAAGGCCCCGACGGTCGTCCGCTGTCATGGCCACAACCCTTCACATCGTCTGCGGCCGTGGCCAGAACCTTTCAACGACGCCTCGCACGACTACGTCGGGCAGAGGCTGCTCAAGGAACGGGAGGAGTCGGCCGCAGGCAGCGTCAACCAGCCCAGGGCGAAAAGGGCGCCGGCACAAAGCCGACGCCCCTTCCGGAAACGAACTCAGAGGATGAACCTCACTCGACGACGTCTTCGTCGACCCAGTCGAAGGTCCGCGTGACGGCCTTCTTCCAGTTCCTGAACAGACGATCGGCCTCGGCGCGGTCCATGTCCGGGGTCCAACGCTTCGACTCTGCCCAGTTGTCGATGACGTCCTGCTCGCCCTCCCAGTAGCCGACTGCGATGCCGGCTGCGTAGGCGGCGCCCAGGGCGGTCGTCTCGGCGACGACGGGGCGAACCACGTCGACGTCCAGCACATCAGCCTGGAACTGCATCAGCAGGTTGTTGGCGGTCATGCCGCCGTCGACCTTGAGCTCTGCCAGCTTCACGCCCGAGTCGGCCTCCATGGCTTCCAGCACCTCGCGCGTCTGGTAGGCGGTGGCCTCCAGGACGGCGCGGGCGATGTGGCCACGGTTGACGTAACGGGTGAGGCCGACGAGCGCGCCACGGGCGTCGGAGCGCCAGTAGGGAGCGAAGAGGCCGGAGAACGCGGGCACGAAGTACGCGCCACCGTTGTCCTCGACCGTCGCGGCGAGCTGCTCGACCTCGGGAGCCGAGGAGATCATCTTCAGGTTGTCGCGCAGCCACTGAACCAGCGAGCCGGTGACGGCGATCGAGCCCTCGAGGGCGTAGATGG harbors:
- a CDS encoding YhgE/Pip domain-containing protein — encoded protein: MPSPSNPLALARYELKRFRGPLPRLALVFILLIPLLYGCIYLAGNWDPYGRLDNVPVAVVNHDVPTTVNDEEVHAGQDFVDSLHRTGTFDFIDTDSDDAQQGLEEGRYYLVISVPESFSTDLVSGQGDDPTRAQIMLQRNDANGFVIGTITNSAQTSIAKAIDETAVSSYFEAVFANLAKIREGLVDASDGAAQLDAGLKDAHEGSKQLRSGAADARAGADKLATGAEKLATGAANAADGSGQLVDGLGQLDDGAARLADGSRQVADGTQQLADTLDPVLTVAAERLPEAQQRLTAAADATADLTAIAADGTGTVATTSASISSEVDALLAAHPELADDPAFTRIQTHTTNLAEATGTIADRAGTIAGAVADADEAIRNTGDLSTKATEAKTKIDALNDGAQQVASGAADLSEGTGDALSGATTLDKGLGELSSGAAELSTGAGTLATGLHTLSDGTVTLDDGIAQLSEGATQLSAGLADGVKQIPVLTEDQEAEAVHVLSAPVDVSMEVDNPAHVYGRGLAPMFFSIALWVLGISAFFIVRPITGRMLAARGSDLRIGVTAWAPLGFISVVAGWLMLAAAWIGLGLDPVHPWLIILLVTVVALAFSAVAHLMRTWLGFVATAAMLVLLIIQLTSAGGTYPPELLPPFFSAISHFVPMSYSIDAFRIAISGGLMSKFTRDLSLLLILFVSCMALLVLVVNRKRRFGVKDLHPPL
- a CDS encoding ATP-binding cassette domain-containing protein gives rise to the protein MDEPQHAQPTPVEEPLATARGLSLQGPKGPVFGPLDLDLPRGAAIALAGKAGSGKSALLLALTGRMRGVTGELSVDGHDAIRHSRQVRKITSVARIDDLVEPEDSLSLEDCITERTLADAAPARARLANYLHVALLLGLDEPRSTAYGQLSPSDQVRAAVALASIRPAPMIVLDDIDRETTLAEQEILWNGLVKLAAEGVTVIASTSERAAVPLEVTTIEMEALHA
- a CDS encoding putative immunity protein, which gives rise to MATHPPIELSIAELRGVSAFALRCAEGVLPIFAEAFPDDERPALAILAGHRFADGGTRDTALRKAAMDAWRAGTAAKDEPRASHAGFSASMAASAAFLHPYAEAHQVRHILGSGGHAVAALELDGAVVDESIDWVVSLADDVMRSVLSRQPPAPEKGGRVGELIRRLDSALRSADAEAP
- a CDS encoding TetR/AcrR family transcriptional regulator, with translation MQPPMGRRDRNKAAKRLAISRAAAELFAANGYAGTTTQQVARSADVAEGTLFRYASSKPELLLMVINEHLRPLVAESQDDVGPALEDKVLHLLKPIVELAESQPDNAAPFLREVLFGDDGPQRRESLELVDQVVDRIAETLRPHEARLEGMGLDEAARWVFSALVSELLRDVVGRGTGDRQAALSARVRVLLRGLGVS